A genomic window from Leptolyngbya sp. BL0902 includes:
- a CDS encoding diguanylate cyclase produces MVLFAVLLTLFGLIGAELIRFESERHQQRQREQVKQDLDELAMALQSRIYANIFSVSGVKSLVAMNPNLTQEDFSRAMAVQFKEQQDLRNIGLARDMVIRLVYPIEGNEAAIGLDYRTVPDQYAAVKLALDLNQIVLAGPVALVQGGEGLIARIPIHIPDAASDQEQFWGFASVVMIADAVFVGAGLTDQPTLRLAIRGRDGSGAQGPVFFGDSGVFSDQPVTQLIELPYGNWQMGAVPMGGWTQYQALSDPTLWLYGWVTAAILAFSAAIVGLLAANRKAVDALQTERDLFAAGPVFTIEWATKQSGHWPIKTVSSNVEQILGYRPAEMLKPDFSYTQRIHPDDVEAVIGRLEHNIAQHLDRYEDSYRLKTQSGQYLWVYDFTILLRDGAGRLVGIRSYMYDQTVQKQTEEALRIAEQRLEKTAYELTENIPVGTYTMVQPADSSMAKFAFMSSRFLDLLGLAREEVDADPQSPFARIHPDDIDAFMTRNVRAFKEKIPFFAEARIIPANNEVRWITAESNPRPLPDGTTVWEGVVTDISDRKRAEAALSESLQRFNDLVAYVSVGVYVFWQRANGTMEFEYVSDGWCELNHIRREEVLNNPRLAWDVIHPDDFQAFNQLNQQVVLERQPFVWEGRILVEGEVRFVLIESRPIFFENGDSRWFGFEQDITERKQAEATLHATNLALEQEITERRLIEQELKNKTKMLETLSMQDGLTGISNRRYFDQCAELEWQRARRNGLPLSLLLIDVDHFKQYNDCYGHGAGDDCLKQVALALLDCCERPFDRVARYGGEEFVALLPETDMEGAVRLAEKMRIAVEALSIPHAHSSAGAVVTVSIGAASHGTDRVKRDLCHLQSSADQALYHAKHQGRNRVQEDDPSPH; encoded by the coding sequence ATGGTGCTGTTTGCGGTGCTCCTGACTCTCTTCGGGTTGATTGGTGCAGAGTTGATTCGTTTCGAGTCTGAACGGCACCAACAGCGCCAGAGAGAGCAGGTGAAACAGGATCTCGATGAGTTGGCGATGGCCCTCCAGAGTCGGATCTACGCCAATATCTTCTCTGTCTCAGGGGTGAAATCCCTGGTGGCGATGAATCCGAATCTGACCCAGGAGGATTTCAGCCGCGCCATGGCGGTGCAGTTCAAGGAGCAACAGGATCTGCGTAACATCGGTCTGGCCCGCGACATGGTGATTCGCCTGGTATACCCCATCGAAGGCAACGAAGCAGCCATTGGCCTCGATTACCGCACCGTTCCAGATCAGTATGCTGCCGTCAAATTGGCGTTGGATCTAAATCAGATCGTTCTCGCGGGGCCAGTGGCCCTGGTGCAGGGGGGGGAGGGGTTGATTGCCCGCATACCCATTCATATCCCCGATGCGGCCTCCGACCAGGAACAGTTTTGGGGCTTTGCCTCAGTGGTCATGATCGCGGACGCCGTGTTTGTGGGTGCTGGCCTCACAGACCAGCCAACCCTGCGCCTCGCCATTCGAGGGCGGGACGGCAGTGGGGCGCAGGGACCTGTCTTTTTTGGAGATTCAGGGGTCTTTAGCGATCAGCCCGTCACCCAGTTGATTGAGCTTCCCTACGGGAACTGGCAGATGGGGGCCGTGCCGATGGGCGGATGGACACAGTATCAGGCGCTATCCGACCCGACCCTGTGGCTGTACGGCTGGGTGACTGCCGCTATTCTGGCCTTTTCCGCCGCTATTGTTGGGCTGTTAGCTGCCAATCGCAAGGCCGTGGATGCGCTTCAGACGGAGCGCGATCTGTTTGCCGCAGGGCCAGTGTTTACCATCGAATGGGCTACGAAGCAATCAGGCCACTGGCCGATCAAGACGGTTTCCTCGAATGTCGAGCAAATTCTAGGATATCGTCCGGCAGAGATGTTAAAGCCTGACTTTTCCTATACTCAACGGATTCATCCCGACGATGTGGAAGCCGTTATTGGTCGGCTCGAGCACAACATTGCCCAGCACCTTGATCGCTACGAAGATTCCTATCGGCTCAAAACCCAATCTGGCCAATATCTCTGGGTTTACGACTTTACAATTTTGCTGCGCGATGGTGCAGGTCGTCTAGTGGGTATTCGCAGCTATATGTATGACCAGACGGTGCAAAAGCAGACAGAGGAGGCTCTGCGTATCGCTGAGCAACGGCTAGAAAAAACCGCCTACGAACTGACAGAAAATATCCCTGTCGGCACCTATACCATGGTCCAACCTGCCGATAGCTCCATGGCAAAATTTGCCTTTATGAGTAGTCGTTTTCTGGATCTGTTAGGTTTGGCACGAGAGGAGGTCGATGCCGACCCCCAAAGCCCCTTCGCCCGTATTCATCCCGATGACATTGATGCCTTCATGACACGCAATGTCCGGGCCTTTAAGGAGAAAATCCCGTTCTTTGCCGAAGCCAGGATAATCCCAGCTAATAATGAAGTCAGATGGATTACCGCCGAATCCAACCCGCGTCCCTTGCCGGATGGAACAACCGTCTGGGAAGGGGTAGTGACCGATATTTCCGACCGCAAGCGGGCCGAGGCTGCCCTGAGCGAAAGCTTGCAACGCTTCAATGATTTGGTGGCCTATGTATCGGTGGGGGTGTATGTATTTTGGCAGCGAGCCAATGGCACCATGGAATTTGAGTATGTCAGCGATGGTTGGTGTGAACTGAACCACATCCGCCGAGAAGAGGTGCTTAACAATCCAAGGCTGGCCTGGGACGTCATTCATCCAGACGATTTTCAGGCTTTCAACCAGTTGAATCAACAGGTTGTGCTTGAACGCCAGCCGTTTGTTTGGGAAGGGCGAATTCTGGTCGAGGGTGAGGTACGTTTTGTCCTGATTGAGTCACGTCCGATATTTTTTGAGAATGGCGATAGTCGCTGGTTCGGCTTCGAGCAAGACATTACCGAACGAAAACAAGCAGAAGCCACCTTGCATGCCACCAACCTCGCCCTCGAACAGGAGATCACCGAGCGCAGACTGATCGAACAAGAACTTAAGAACAAGACGAAAATGCTGGAAACACTGTCTATGCAGGATGGCCTGACGGGAATTTCCAATCGGCGTTATTTCGATCAATGTGCAGAGTTAGAGTGGCAGCGAGCCCGACGCAACGGCCTGCCCCTGTCGCTACTGCTAATAGATGTGGATCATTTCAAGCAATACAACGATTGTTATGGGCACGGGGCGGGTGATGACTGCCTCAAGCAGGTAGCCTTGGCGCTGTTAGACTGCTGCGAACGCCCCTTTGATCGGGTGGCGCGTTACGGCGGCGAAGAATTTGTTGCCCTACTCCCGGAAACGGATATGGAGGGTGCAGTCCGCCTTGCCGAGAAAATGCGCATCGCGGTGGAAGCACTCTCCATCCCCCATGCCCACTCTAGCGCTGGCGCAGTGGTGACTGTGAGTATCGGCGCAGCCAGCCACGGCACAGACCGAGTCAAGCGCGACCTCTGCCACCTACAAAGTTCCGCCGATCAAGCCCTCTATCACGCCAAGCACCAGGGACGCAACCGGGTTCAGGAAGACGACCCCTCCCCCCACTAA
- a CDS encoding valine--tRNA ligase, whose protein sequence is MTAPTPALSAQYDPTQTETKWQTRWEEAQVFKADPDHPGEPFCVVIPPPNVTGSLHMGHAFENALIDTIVRYQRMAGRNTLWLPGTDHASIAVATILDKQLQAEGKAKEDLGRDDYLKRAWEWKAESGGTIVNQLRKLGVSVDWSRERFTMDEGLSHAVLTAFTQLYDEGLIYRGNYMVNWCPASQSAVSDLEVEQKEVDGHLWHFRYPFTDESGYLEVATTRPETMLGDTAVAVNPNDERYKHLIGRKLRLPIVNREIPVIGDEYVDAEFGTGCVKVTPAHDPNDFAMGQRHDLPMITVMNKDGTMNELARDFEGMDRFEARKAVVQRLDDDGFLVRVEDYRHTVPYSDRGKVPVEPLLSTQWFVKIRPLADKALDYLDNHQDPRFVPERWTKVYRDWLVNLKDWCISRQLWWGHQIPAWYAISETNWEITDHTPFVVAATEEEARAKAEAQFGDRVRLERDPDVLDTWFSSGLWPFSTMGWPDESAKDLQTYYPTTTLVTGFDIIFFWVARMTLMAGHFTDKMPFETVYIHGLVRDENNKKMSKSANNGIDPLVLINKYGTDALRYTLIREVTGAGQDIRLEYDRKTDESVSVEASRNFTNKLWNASRFVMMNLGGQSPADLGAPDLDNLDLADRWILSRYNRVVQSVRNHLDAYGMGEASKDLYEFIWGDFCDWYIELVKPRFQAEGTSKRTAQQTLAFVLDGILKLLHPFMPHITEEVWHTLTQTEGDFLAVQPYPAAVSSLIDDHLEQQFTLLFNTVRTVRNLRAEAGIKPGLRIETILETDNLEERHILQSTAAYIKDLGKIEKLVIAGSTPANGPATASSAEILTPEGAEAPPAIAITVTESPTATVPATTGTPTPEQVAGEFKEFWDAIRPLLEDPLHYTNTAMAKISRPGRSVLWVLGALFALKLATSLISAIDSTPLIGHLLELIGVWVTAVFIAQNLLTAKARQHTFQTINQWRISIFGAERPKAPAPVAAEVVTPEGAAPDAVVPEGEAIPATSEPTESRKLFAGVTGTVQVLIPLTGIVDVDALRAKVEKDLGKVEAEIKSLSGRLSNAGFVDKAPAEVVQGARDALAEAAAQAAMLKSRLELL, encoded by the coding sequence ATGACGGCCCCCACTCCCGCCCTTTCGGCACAGTATGACCCCACCCAAACGGAAACCAAGTGGCAAACCCGCTGGGAAGAGGCCCAGGTCTTTAAGGCTGACCCCGACCACCCCGGCGAGCCGTTTTGTGTGGTGATTCCGCCGCCGAACGTGACGGGCAGTTTGCACATGGGCCACGCCTTCGAGAACGCCCTGATCGATACCATCGTGCGCTATCAACGCATGGCCGGACGCAATACCCTGTGGTTGCCGGGGACGGATCACGCCAGCATTGCCGTGGCCACGATTTTGGACAAGCAGCTTCAGGCCGAAGGCAAGGCTAAGGAAGACCTGGGGCGAGACGATTACCTCAAACGCGCCTGGGAATGGAAGGCGGAATCCGGCGGCACCATCGTGAACCAGCTTCGCAAATTGGGGGTTTCCGTGGACTGGAGCCGAGAGCGCTTCACCATGGATGAGGGTCTGTCCCATGCGGTGCTGACGGCCTTCACCCAACTTTATGATGAAGGGCTGATCTACCGGGGCAACTACATGGTGAACTGGTGCCCCGCCAGCCAGTCCGCCGTGTCGGATTTGGAGGTGGAACAAAAGGAGGTGGACGGTCATCTCTGGCACTTCCGCTACCCCTTCACCGACGAATCCGGCTATCTGGAAGTGGCCACCACCCGCCCCGAAACCATGCTGGGGGATACGGCGGTGGCGGTGAACCCCAACGACGAACGCTACAAGCACCTGATTGGTAGAAAACTGCGCCTGCCCATCGTGAACCGCGAAATCCCCGTCATTGGCGACGAGTATGTGGATGCGGAATTTGGCACGGGCTGTGTGAAAGTGACCCCCGCCCACGACCCCAACGACTTCGCGATGGGCCAGCGCCACGATTTGCCCATGATCACCGTCATGAACAAAGACGGCACCATGAACGAACTGGCGCGAGACTTTGAGGGCATGGATCGCTTTGAGGCCCGCAAAGCCGTGGTGCAGCGATTGGATGACGATGGCTTTTTGGTGCGGGTGGAAGACTATCGCCACACGGTGCCCTACAGCGACCGGGGCAAGGTGCCCGTAGAGCCGCTGCTTTCGACCCAGTGGTTTGTGAAAATTCGACCCCTGGCAGACAAGGCGCTGGACTACCTCGACAACCACCAAGACCCCCGCTTTGTGCCCGAACGCTGGACGAAGGTGTACCGCGACTGGCTGGTGAACCTGAAGGACTGGTGCATTTCCCGGCAGTTGTGGTGGGGGCACCAAATTCCGGCCTGGTACGCCATTAGCGAAACCAATTGGGAAATCACCGACCACACGCCCTTTGTCGTCGCCGCCACCGAGGAAGAAGCCCGCGCCAAGGCCGAAGCTCAGTTTGGGGATCGCGTCCGCCTAGAGCGTGATCCTGACGTACTGGATACCTGGTTTTCCTCCGGTCTGTGGCCGTTTTCCACCATGGGCTGGCCCGACGAATCCGCCAAGGATTTACAGACCTACTACCCCACCACCACCCTCGTCACCGGGTTCGACATCATCTTTTTCTGGGTGGCCCGCATGACCCTGATGGCAGGCCACTTCACCGACAAAATGCCCTTCGAGACCGTCTACATTCACGGGCTGGTGCGGGACGAAAACAACAAAAAAATGTCGAAATCCGCCAACAACGGCATCGACCCACTGGTGCTGATCAACAAGTACGGCACCGATGCCCTGCGCTATACCCTAATCCGCGAAGTGACCGGGGCGGGGCAGGATATTCGCCTGGAGTACGACCGTAAAACCGATGAGTCGGTGTCGGTGGAGGCCAGCCGCAACTTCACCAACAAGCTGTGGAACGCCTCTCGGTTTGTGATGATGAACCTGGGGGGCCAATCCCCCGCTGATCTGGGCGCACCGGATCTGGACAACCTAGACCTGGCCGACCGCTGGATTCTCTCCCGCTACAACCGGGTGGTGCAAAGCGTGCGGAATCACCTGGACGCCTACGGCATGGGCGAAGCCTCCAAAGACCTCTATGAGTTCATCTGGGGCGACTTCTGCGACTGGTATATCGAACTGGTCAAGCCCCGATTCCAAGCCGAGGGCACCAGCAAACGCACCGCCCAACAAACCCTCGCCTTTGTGCTAGACGGCATCCTCAAACTGCTGCACCCCTTCATGCCCCACATCACCGAAGAAGTGTGGCACACCCTCACCCAAACCGAGGGCGACTTTTTGGCGGTGCAACCCTACCCCGCCGCTGTCTCCAGCCTGATCGACGATCACCTAGAGCAACAGTTCACCCTGCTGTTCAACACCGTCCGCACTGTGCGTAACCTGCGGGCCGAAGCGGGCATCAAACCGGGTCTGCGCATCGAAACCATCCTGGAAACTGACAACCTAGAAGAGCGGCACATTCTGCAATCCACCGCCGCCTACATCAAAGACCTCGGCAAAATTGAGAAGCTGGTCATCGCCGGATCAACGCCTGCCAATGGCCCCGCCACCGCGAGTTCAGCGGAGATCCTCACGCCCGAGGGCGCTGAAGCACCTCCCGCCATCGCGATCACGGTCACTGAGTCCCCAACGGCGACCGTTCCTGCCACTACGGGCACTCCAACCCCCGAACAGGTGGCTGGTGAATTCAAGGAATTCTGGGACGCCATCCGGCCCCTGCTGGAGGATCCCCTCCACTACACCAACACCGCCATGGCGAAAATTAGCCGACCCGGACGCAGTGTGCTGTGGGTGCTAGGGGCGCTCTTTGCCCTCAAGCTAGCCACCAGTCTCATCAGCGCCATCGATAGCACCCCTTTGATTGGTCATCTATTGGAGTTGATCGGTGTTTGGGTAACGGCAGTCTTCATCGCCCAAAACCTGCTGACGGCGAAGGCTCGTCAACACACCTTCCAAACCATTAACCAATGGCGGATCAGTATTTTTGGAGCCGAGAGGCCCAAGGCTCCGGCCCCCGTTGCCGCTGAAGTCGTTACCCCAGAAGGTGCTGCCCCAGATGCGGTGGTTCCTGAAGGTGAAGCAATCCCAGCGACCTCGGAACCCACCGAATCTCGCAAGCTCTTTGCTGGCGTAACGGGCACCGTCCAAGTCCTGATTCCCCTCACGGGCATTGTGGATGTAGACGCCCTTCGCGCCAAGGTCGAAAAAGACCTAGGCAAAGTGGAAGCCGAAATCAAGTCCCTCTCTGGGCGGCTGAGCAATGCTGGCTTTGTGGATAAGGCCCCTGCCGAGGTGGTGCAGGGTGCCCGCGATGCCCTCGCCGAAGCCGCAGCCCAGGCGGCGATGCTCAAGTCTCGATTAGAGCTGCTGTAG
- a CDS encoding response regulator, translated as MDSPQKLAFVIQANRLQGLIWQALLKSQSLAVILEPSRTDLVDCIRQIAEAGLTLPDVIILDTEINDLNPYEFCRWCQQNFPRIEIFLTRTHRGPIAETERRWAMQQGATGFLHGFHRETLMSAATDSMRLILASLDAPFLNEKALLSVLLNIRRQMSQSTPSKTTLSSTKAQDTFMPSSGNGSSPERQRFNQGQASPGGDLFNDISWVSAGLRTLNGHASSGSGAANDGRSLPAAASLSSDSAPATPTEVTPSLTEADSGEQPGKTRRYRGVTY; from the coding sequence GTGGACTCACCACAAAAGCTGGCGTTTGTTATCCAAGCCAATCGATTGCAGGGGCTGATCTGGCAAGCCTTACTCAAGTCGCAGTCCCTAGCCGTCATTTTGGAGCCATCCCGGACGGATTTGGTAGACTGCATTCGGCAAATTGCTGAGGCTGGGCTAACGCTCCCGGATGTCATTATTTTGGACACGGAAATCAACGACCTCAACCCCTACGAGTTTTGTCGCTGGTGCCAGCAAAACTTTCCCAGGATTGAAATTTTTCTAACCCGTACCCATCGCGGCCCCATTGCCGAAACCGAGCGACGATGGGCAATGCAGCAGGGGGCTACGGGTTTTCTGCACGGATTCCATCGAGAAACCCTGATGAGTGCAGCGACGGACAGTATGCGGTTGATCCTAGCCTCCCTGGACGCTCCCTTCCTCAACGAGAAAGCTTTGCTGTCTGTGCTGCTCAACATTCGCCGCCAGATGAGTCAGTCTACCCCCAGCAAAACCACTCTATCCTCCACAAAAGCCCAGGATACCTTCATGCCGTCTTCCGGCAATGGCAGTTCCCCAGAGCGTCAACGCTTCAATCAGGGTCAGGCGTCTCCAGGTGGAGATCTGTTCAACGATATTAGCTGGGTTTCCGCTGGGCTGCGCACTCTCAATGGGCACGCCTCATCGGGTAGTGGGGCTGCCAACGATGGCAGATCGTTGCCCGCCGCCGCTTCGTTATCGAGCGACTCTGCGCCTGCAACGCCCACCGAAGTCACCCCTTCCCTCACAGAGGCTGATTCCGGTGAGCAGCCCGGTAAAACCCGCCGCTACCGAGGAGTAACCTACTAA
- a CDS encoding TIGR03792 family protein, translating to MVIEWLTFAVAPEHRETFIRVDHEIWTAALSQYPGFISKEVWISPDLSDQVIAVIRWHTRDQWKAIPQADLEQIDQRFQATLGAPYRLIDAREYQVRRYPSP from the coding sequence ATGGTCATTGAATGGCTCACCTTTGCGGTGGCACCCGAACACCGAGAAACCTTCATTCGGGTTGACCACGAGATTTGGACCGCCGCCCTCAGCCAATATCCCGGCTTTATCTCCAAGGAAGTGTGGATTTCTCCGGATTTGAGCGATCAGGTGATCGCCGTTATCCGCTGGCATACCCGCGACCAGTGGAAAGCCATTCCCCAAGCCGATTTAGAGCAGATAGATCAGCGTTTTCAGGCAACCCTAGGAGCACCCTACCGCCTGATTGATGCTAGGGAATACCAGGTACGCCGCTATCCGTCGCCCTAA
- a CDS encoding NAD(P)H-quinone oxidoreductase subunit 4, protein MLTEQFPWLTTLVILPLLAILPIPFLPDRNGQTIRWYALGIGFIEFSLILYTFANFYDLNQSGLQLVESYNWVPQVGITWSLAADGLAMPLVVLSGLVTTLAILASWNITKRPRLYFSLLLVMYSAQVGVFLAQDLVMFFLMWELELVPVYLLISIWGGAKRLYAATKFILYTAIGSIFILVAALAMAFYGDTVTFNLTELAQKDYSLTFQLLMYAAFLVAFAVKLPIFPLHTWLPDAHSEAPAAVSMILAGVLLKMAGYGLIRMNIEMLPDAHVYFAPILVILGVINVIYASLTAFGQDNLKRRMAYSSVAHMGFVLIGCASFTTLGMSGAMLQMISHGLIAAVMFFLSGVTYERTHTLDMDVMGGMARKMPTTFAFFTAASMASLALPGMSGFVSEIAVFLGLATSDVYSTTFKTVIIIAAAVGVVLSPIYLLSMLRRIFYGDTGAVVAKVPNIIDIRPREAFVAACLLVPIIGIGLYPKVATQVYDVKTVEVASQIQNTLLVAEQPGNLYAHVFTLPSATVAEAPALITSQID, encoded by the coding sequence ATGCTGACCGAGCAATTTCCGTGGCTAACCACCCTAGTTATCCTGCCGCTTCTAGCGATTCTGCCCATTCCCTTCCTGCCCGACCGCAATGGCCAAACCATTCGCTGGTATGCCCTGGGCATAGGCTTTATTGAATTTTCTTTAATCCTCTACACCTTCGCTAATTTCTACGACCTTAACCAGTCTGGTTTACAGCTCGTAGAAAGCTACAACTGGGTGCCCCAAGTGGGCATCACCTGGAGCCTAGCCGCTGACGGCCTAGCCATGCCCCTAGTGGTGCTGAGCGGGTTGGTAACGACCCTGGCAATTCTGGCTTCCTGGAACATCACTAAGCGCCCTCGCCTCTACTTCAGCCTGCTGCTAGTGATGTACAGCGCCCAGGTCGGCGTGTTCCTGGCCCAGGATTTGGTCATGTTCTTCCTGATGTGGGAACTGGAGCTGGTTCCGGTCTACCTCCTGATCTCCATCTGGGGCGGCGCTAAGCGACTCTACGCAGCGACCAAGTTCATTCTTTACACCGCCATCGGCTCTATCTTCATTCTGGTAGCCGCTCTGGCCATGGCCTTCTACGGCGACACCGTCACCTTCAACCTGACGGAACTGGCCCAAAAAGACTACTCGCTCACCTTCCAACTGTTGATGTATGCGGCGTTCCTGGTGGCCTTTGCCGTCAAGCTGCCCATCTTCCCCCTGCACACCTGGCTGCCCGATGCCCACAGTGAAGCCCCCGCTGCGGTGTCGATGATTCTGGCGGGTGTGCTGCTGAAGATGGCGGGCTACGGCCTGATCCGCATGAACATCGAGATGCTGCCCGATGCCCATGTGTACTTTGCGCCCATCCTGGTCATCCTCGGTGTTATCAACGTCATCTACGCCTCCCTCACCGCCTTCGGCCAAGACAACCTGAAGCGCCGCATGGCCTACTCCTCCGTGGCTCACATGGGCTTCGTGTTGATTGGCTGCGCCTCCTTCACCACCCTGGGCATGAGCGGCGCAATGCTGCAAATGATTTCCCACGGTCTGATTGCGGCGGTGATGTTCTTCCTCTCCGGTGTCACCTACGAGCGCACCCATACCCTCGACATGGATGTAATGGGCGGCATGGCTCGCAAGATGCCCACTACCTTCGCCTTCTTCACGGCAGCGTCCATGGCCTCCCTGGCCCTCCCTGGCATGAGCGGTTTTGTCAGCGAAATCGCCGTCTTCCTGGGCTTGGCCACCAGCGATGTCTACAGCACCACCTTCAAAACGGTGATTATCATCGCCGCCGCCGTGGGTGTGGTGCTCTCCCCCATCTACCTGCTCTCCATGCTGCGCCGCATCTTCTACGGAGATACCGGGGCTGTGGTTGCCAAGGTGCCCAACATCATCGACATCCGCCCCCGCGAAGCCTTCGTCGCTGCTTGCCTGCTGGTGCCCATCATCGGGATTGGCCTCTATCCCAAAGTGGCCACCCAGGTGTATGACGTGAAGACCGTGGAAGTAGCCAGCCAAATCCAGAACACCCTGCTGGTGGCTGAGCAACCTGGGAACCTCTATGCCCACGTCTTCACCCTGCCCAGCGCTACGGTGGCCGAGGCTCCGGCCCTCATCACCAGCCAAATCGATTAG
- a CDS encoding fasciclin domain-containing protein, giving the protein MPTIVDIAVNNEGFSTLVAAVQAAGLVEALQSPGPFTVFAPNDAAFAKLPPGTVQTLVQNPPQLGRILKFHVVAGKYTKDELIKLGTVESLEGAPIPIDGTEGFEVKNATVLAADIGADNGIIHVLDNVILMG; this is encoded by the coding sequence ATGCCTACCATCGTCGATATTGCCGTGAACAACGAAGGGTTTTCTACCCTAGTGGCCGCTGTTCAAGCCGCCGGACTGGTGGAAGCCCTGCAAAGCCCCGGCCCCTTCACCGTCTTTGCGCCCAACGATGCCGCCTTTGCCAAGCTGCCCCCCGGCACCGTGCAAACCCTAGTGCAAAATCCGCCCCAGTTGGGCCGTATCCTCAAGTTCCATGTGGTTGCGGGCAAATACACCAAGGACGAGTTGATCAAACTAGGCACCGTCGAATCCCTGGAGGGCGCACCGATTCCTATCGACGGCACCGAGGGCTTTGAGGTGAAAAATGCCACCGTCCTCGCCGCCGACATTGGGGCCGACAACGGCATCATCCATGTGCTGGACAACGTGATTTTGATGGGGTAA
- a CDS encoding CO2 hydration protein, with product MPTLTETPTLIPPSTHPHADVIHRLEAGGSMLPDTPENLMQIIGIYKAYAVPMDFYWRDLLYIAERVFLNPVPAFKYFLPQEYLDLHNHYAGNTADLRIWRGEATAHPELLEFMEQGEMKRKLPKLFHHLWHDRVNMEFAEACMTAMLWHQDMGGRFNDYLYTDEYKTACDRAIKAYFKGNPVMLGLHKLFPEMFYEKCRELSYYSNLGLFWEVMAPVFFEMSDIFDEGGFKGVPDAMDFITNGIFAVAGRPIYHHVYIGDECFELIPKSCGFTWLYEAALPYVEAVFYRTAPFRGTKSYNAQAGQVPMDQNDFHYGILYADVFPVGSAGIPPTLLMQDMLHFLPPYLLEYYEKHCRGEDDMLIQLGITFQRSMYNVTSAVIQALRTALLYPLDDPNPRHLAANRKFFEAQMDRFLRPEARLRDIQRQDYR from the coding sequence ATGCCCACCCTCACCGAAACCCCAACCCTCATTCCTCCCTCCACCCATCCCCACGCCGATGTGATTCATCGCCTGGAAGCAGGTGGTTCGATGCTGCCGGATACGCCGGAAAACTTGATGCAAATCATCGGCATCTATAAAGCCTATGCGGTGCCGATGGATTTCTACTGGCGCGATCTGCTCTACATTGCCGAGCGGGTATTTTTGAACCCGGTTCCTGCCTTTAAATACTTCCTGCCCCAGGAATATTTGGATCTCCATAATCACTACGCTGGGAACACCGCCGATCTCCGCATTTGGCGAGGGGAAGCCACCGCCCATCCTGAACTGCTGGAGTTTATGGAACAGGGCGAAATGAAGCGCAAGCTGCCCAAGTTGTTCCATCACCTCTGGCATGACCGGGTAAATATGGAGTTTGCCGAAGCCTGTATGACGGCGATGCTGTGGCACCAGGATATGGGCGGACGGTTTAACGATTACCTTTATACCGATGAATACAAAACCGCCTGTGATCGGGCGATTAAAGCCTATTTCAAGGGCAATCCGGTGATGCTGGGGCTGCACAAGCTGTTCCCAGAGATGTTCTACGAAAAATGTCGGGAACTGTCCTACTATTCCAACCTGGGCTTGTTTTGGGAAGTGATGGCTCCGGTATTTTTTGAAATGTCGGACATCTTTGATGAGGGTGGCTTTAAGGGCGTACCCGATGCCATGGATTTCATTACCAACGGTATTTTTGCCGTCGCAGGTCGGCCCATTTACCACCATGTTTACATTGGCGATGAATGCTTTGAACTGATTCCCAAATCCTGCGGATTTACCTGGCTCTATGAAGCAGCCCTGCCCTACGTGGAGGCTGTCTTCTACCGCACCGCTCCCTTCCGGGGCACCAAATCCTACAATGCCCAGGCGGGCCAGGTGCCGATGGATCAAAACGATTTCCACTACGGCATCCTCTACGCCGATGTGTTCCCCGTGGGCAGTGCCGGGATTCCGCCCACATTGCTCATGCAGGATATGCTGCACTTCCTGCCGCCCTACCTGCTGGAGTACTACGAAAAGCACTGCCGGGGCGAAGACGATATGCTAATTCAGCTCGGCATCACCTTCCAGCGGTCGATGTATAACGTTACCTCAGCGGTGATCCAAGCCCTGCGGACAGCATTGCTCTATCCTTTGGATGACCCCAACCCCCGCCACCTCGCCGCCAACCGCAAATTCTTCGAGGCCCAAATGGATCGCTTCCTGCGCCCCGAAGCCCGCCTACGCGACATCCAGCGGCAGGACTATCGTTAG